A genomic segment from Lineus longissimus chromosome 15, tnLinLong1.2, whole genome shotgun sequence encodes:
- the LOC135499941 gene encoding putative nuclease HARBI1 yields MAAFLLLREQLVGVRAICRDRVFRDRLHPLDEYDDVELYQRYRFDHQTILELIDVVGDELDPITLRNHALPRELKVLAALRFYATGSFQLTVGDTVHVSQPAMSRVVTQVTAALLPLLPRVLQFPRNQDIPNMVDEFHEIANFPGVIGLVDGTHVWILSPTQHEWRYVNRKNYTSINNQVVMDARYRFINVVARWPGSTHDSVILRESGLATIFEERNGEELLLGDSGYPVRPWLMTPFLNPNTPQQRRYNRAHKRTRCLVERGIGQWKRRFHCLHGMLRHTPQKCCEIIAVCAILHNLAKDRALPDFDEEPIEHRPQPLVDPANVIVLPDRINGAGRRDQIVNTHFR; encoded by the coding sequence ATGGCAGCATTTCTTTTGTTACGAGAACAGTTAGTTGGAGTGCGTGCGATTTGTCGCGATAGGGTATTTAGAGACCGTCTGCATCCACTGGATGAATATGACGATGTTGAGTTGTACCAGCGTTACCGATTTGACCATCAAACGATTTTGGAATTAATAGATGTTGTCGGAGATGAACTCGATCCCATCACCCTACGAAACCACGCATTGCCAAGGGAATTGAAGGTTTTAGCAGCTTTACGCTTTTATGCTACCGGATCGTTCCAGTTGACTGTAGGCGACACAGTACACGTCTCACAGCCAGCTATGAGCCGTGTAGTTACCCAAGTTACAGCCGCTTTGCTCCCTTTACTGCCAAGAGTCTTGCAATTTCCAAGGAATCAAGATATTCCCAATATGGTTGATGAGTTCCATGAGATTGCCAATTTTCCGGGAGTTATTGGCCTAGTAGACGGAACGCACGTGTGGATTTTGAGCCCCACCCAACACGAGTGGCGATATGTCAACCGGAAGAACTATACGTCAATAAACAACCAAGTAGTGATGGATGCAAGATACAGATTTATCAATGTAGTTGCAAGATGGCCAGGAAGTACACATGATTCCGTTATTCTAAGAGAAAGTGGCCTTGCAACTATATTTGAGGAACGAAATGGCGAGGAACTGCTTTTAGGCGATAGTGGATATCCCGTGCGACCATGGCTGATGACGCCATTTCTTAATCCAAATACGCCACAGCAACGGAGGTACAACAGAGCCCACAAGAGAACAAGGTGCTTGGTTGAAAGAGGAATCGGCCAATGGAAAAGACGATTCCATTGCTTACATGGGATGTTGAGGCACACACCACAGAAATGTTGCGAAATCATTGCTGTCTGCGCCATTCTCCACAATCTTGCAAAAGACAGAGCTTTACCAGATTTTGATGAAGAACCAATTGAACACCGCCCACAACCATTAGTCGACCCAGCAAACGTGATTGTTTTGCCAGACAGGATCAATGGGGCTGGAAGAAGAGATCAAATTGTCAATACCCACTTCAGATAA